A stretch of Lysinibacillus agricola DNA encodes these proteins:
- a CDS encoding aspartate aminotransferase family protein — MKRNYSVEELKVLDQKHFLHPTSPVKTENGPAFIFTEGKGVYLYDITGKKVIDGMSSLWNVNIGHGRTELGEVAKEQMDKLAFSSCFATFSNEPAILLAKKLAELAPGDLNTTFFTSGGSESNDSAYKLARHYWILKGETSRKKIISRSRSYHGVAIGATSATGLKGFRDFTNSNAPDFLFVDHFSIQALRDLIETEGPETIAAFITEPVQGAGGVHVAPDNYFKEIREICNEYGILMITDEVITGFGRTGKFFAMEHFNVVPDMMCFAKGVTSGYAQLGGVMISEKIHQEFSELSEGTILHGYTYSGHPMACAVGLKNIEIIEKDNLVANAEIRGQELLAGLKVLQAKYPFIVDARGLGLMAGIEISYEGKLLAPQIVTEAAKLGLICRSVVLDAQDIVVFSPPLSISQKELRDLLDILEKAIQEVENQVLANKL, encoded by the coding sequence ATGAAAAGAAATTATTCTGTTGAAGAACTTAAAGTGTTAGACCAAAAGCATTTTCTACACCCTACTTCACCAGTAAAGACGGAAAATGGACCGGCATTTATTTTTACAGAAGGAAAAGGTGTTTATCTGTATGATATTACAGGTAAAAAAGTTATTGATGGTATGTCTTCGCTTTGGAATGTGAATATCGGACATGGTAGAACAGAACTTGGTGAAGTAGCGAAGGAACAAATGGATAAATTAGCCTTCAGTTCTTGTTTTGCAACGTTTAGTAATGAGCCTGCTATTCTATTAGCAAAAAAGTTAGCAGAATTAGCACCTGGTGATTTAAATACTACATTTTTTACGTCCGGTGGTTCCGAATCCAATGATAGCGCCTATAAATTGGCTCGTCATTATTGGATATTAAAAGGGGAAACTTCTCGAAAAAAAATTATCTCAAGATCGAGATCTTATCACGGGGTGGCAATCGGTGCTACAAGTGCGACGGGTTTAAAAGGATTTCGTGATTTTACAAATTCAAATGCACCGGATTTTCTATTCGTAGATCATTTCTCCATACAGGCTTTACGTGATTTGATTGAAACTGAAGGTCCAGAAACAATAGCTGCTTTCATCACCGAGCCAGTACAAGGTGCAGGGGGGGTGCATGTTGCACCGGATAATTATTTCAAAGAAATTCGTGAAATTTGCAATGAGTACGGTATTTTGATGATAACTGATGAAGTTATCACAGGATTTGGTAGGACGGGTAAGTTCTTTGCGATGGAACATTTTAATGTGGTACCGGATATGATGTGCTTTGCAAAAGGTGTTACTAGTGGATATGCACAATTAGGTGGTGTAATGATTTCAGAGAAAATACACCAAGAATTTTCTGAGTTATCAGAAGGAACTATATTGCATGGATACACTTATAGTGGTCATCCAATGGCCTGTGCAGTTGGGTTGAAAAACATTGAAATTATAGAGAAAGATAATTTAGTAGCAAATGCAGAAATTCGTGGTCAAGAGCTATTAGCAGGGTTAAAAGTATTACAAGCGAAGTATCCATTTATTGTAGATGCAAGAGGTTTAGGTTTAATGGCAGGTATAGAAATCTCTTATGAAGGAAAACTCCTCGCTCCGCAAATAGTGACAGAGGCAGCAAAGTTGGGATTAATATGTCGCTCTGTTGTACTAGATGCTCAAGATATTGTTGTATTTTCACCACCATTATCAATAAGCCAAAAAGAGTTAAGAGATTTATTAGATATTCTAGAAAAAGCGATTCAAGAAGTAGAGAATCAGGTATTGGCAAATAAGTTGTAA
- a CDS encoding ArgE/DapE family deacylase produces the protein MKEKIRLYIEENKEELFKTIQDVVRIKSVVGNEQEMQLYMKKKYEELNLILHEIEPKYEKVSAHEAFIDSGIPFEDRKNIIGIHKGVSKGKSLTIHGHVDVVSPEPYSNWTMDPWSGDIIGNKLYGRGSADMKAGLISNWFALKTLIDLGYPIAGDVQLHSVIEEEAGGGGGALACLEEGFVTDGYISTEPHNLNMTICHGGIMYFRVYVKGRTAHAGLAHEGINAISKMMKILSALDELSEWRAKNVKFDLFEKGSGQSVHLNLGVLKAGDWVSTVPGEAILEGRIGFIPGETREEIKQLVQDTIMKSVLGDEWMDKNPPVIEWFGWSTEPWYQDPENPFVKLFNENAEDVIGHKVIMVGRAGGNDARFTQYYGKQGLCFGPIGENMHGPDECVHLDSVVEVTNVLANYIIKWSES, from the coding sequence TTGAAAGAAAAAATTCGACTGTATATAGAAGAAAATAAAGAAGAATTATTTAAAACAATTCAAGATGTCGTACGTATAAAAAGCGTTGTTGGTAATGAACAAGAGATGCAATTATACATGAAAAAAAAATATGAAGAACTTAACTTGATTTTGCATGAGATTGAACCAAAATATGAGAAGGTTTCAGCTCATGAAGCGTTTATTGATTCAGGTATTCCGTTTGAAGACCGAAAAAATATTATCGGAATACATAAAGGTGTCTCCAAAGGTAAGTCATTAACGATTCACGGGCATGTAGATGTTGTTTCTCCTGAACCATATTCAAACTGGACGATGGACCCATGGAGTGGAGATATTATTGGAAACAAGTTATACGGTCGAGGCTCTGCCGATATGAAAGCAGGACTTATTTCAAATTGGTTCGCATTGAAAACATTAATTGATTTAGGTTATCCAATTGCTGGAGATGTTCAGCTACATTCAGTAATAGAAGAAGAAGCTGGTGGTGGCGGCGGAGCTTTAGCATGTTTGGAGGAAGGCTTCGTAACAGATGGGTACATTTCGACAGAGCCACATAATTTGAATATGACAATATGTCATGGGGGGATTATGTATTTCCGAGTGTATGTAAAGGGAAGAACAGCGCATGCTGGTTTAGCGCATGAAGGCATAAATGCTATTTCAAAAATGATGAAAATCCTTAGTGCGCTGGATGAATTAAGTGAATGGCGTGCTAAAAATGTTAAGTTTGATTTATTTGAAAAGGGGTCTGGACAGTCCGTTCACTTAAACTTAGGTGTACTAAAAGCTGGGGACTGGGTATCGACAGTTCCAGGGGAAGCGATCCTCGAAGGAAGAATTGGTTTTATCCCAGGGGAAACTCGCGAAGAAATTAAGCAACTAGTACAAGACACGATTATGAAATCTGTCTTAGGCGATGAGTGGATGGATAAAAATCCACCTGTTATAGAGTGGTTTGGATGGTCAACGGAGCCATGGTACCAAGATCCTGAGAACCCTTTTGTAAAATTATTCAACGAAAATGCAGAAGATGTTATCGGACATAAAGTAATAATGGTTGGAAGAGCTGGAGGAAATGATGCACGATTTACTCAGTATTACGGAAAACAAGGATTGTGCTTTGGGCCAATTGGAGAAAATATGCATGGACCAGATGAATGTGTTCATTTAGATAGCGTAGTAGAAGTAACTAATGTTTTGGCAAATTATATTATTAAGTGGAGCGAGAGTTAA
- a CDS encoding APC family permease, with protein MTDNTTLKRSLGVWSIVALGLGYMTPTVVFDTFGIVSKLTNGVVPMAYFVALVVMVLTAISYGKMVQVFPAAGSAYTYTRETMGSHLGFLVGWTSLLDYLLLPLVNALIIRIYMESLFPNVPVWIWVFAYVIVVTAINAYSMESTSSLNFILVVFTICLIGIFIILASVQLYHGMGNGTLFTIHPLSHENVKLIAVLTGATVVAFSFIGFDAITMYTEEAKDTSTVPRAILLTVLIGGGIFFIASYFTQALFPDVSVFENVDDTLPEIGLYVGGKLFQLLFIAGAFAATVASGLASHASASRLLFVMGRNGVLPKKTFGYLHPKFRTPVFTIVLTGIVSLFAIGPNLELIASVINFGALIAFTFVNLSVIVHFYIRQKRRSGSETFKYLIMPSFGALATGVLWYHLHADAFIGGIVWLIIGIIYMLFITRFFKKELGSMDSIDDLESLDKEIFNEDKIKVLN; from the coding sequence ATGACAGATAACACTACGCTCAAAAGGTCATTAGGTGTTTGGTCAATTGTTGCACTGGGATTAGGATATATGACGCCTACAGTGGTCTTTGATACGTTTGGAATTGTATCAAAATTAACAAATGGTGTAGTACCAATGGCGTATTTTGTCGCCTTGGTAGTAATGGTATTGACGGCGATTAGTTATGGAAAGATGGTACAGGTATTCCCGGCTGCTGGTTCAGCATATACATACACCCGGGAAACAATGGGGTCTCACCTAGGATTCCTCGTAGGATGGACATCGTTATTAGATTATTTATTATTACCTTTAGTTAATGCATTAATTATTCGAATATATATGGAATCTCTGTTTCCAAATGTACCTGTTTGGATTTGGGTTTTTGCTTATGTCATTGTAGTTACTGCAATTAATGCTTATAGTATGGAATCAACATCCAGCTTAAACTTTATACTCGTTGTTTTCACGATTTGTTTAATAGGTATCTTCATAATACTTGCTTCTGTACAACTTTATCACGGTATGGGAAATGGTACTTTATTCACGATTCATCCACTATCACATGAAAATGTGAAATTAATAGCCGTTTTAACTGGGGCAACAGTAGTAGCTTTCTCGTTTATCGGTTTCGACGCAATAACAATGTATACGGAAGAAGCAAAGGATACATCAACAGTTCCTAGAGCAATCCTTCTAACTGTTTTAATCGGTGGGGGTATTTTCTTTATTGCTTCTTATTTTACACAAGCATTATTCCCGGATGTTTCTGTGTTCGAAAATGTAGATGATACATTGCCGGAAATTGGTTTATATGTAGGAGGGAAGTTATTCCAACTGCTTTTCATTGCAGGAGCTTTCGCTGCTACTGTAGCTTCAGGACTTGCATCTCATGCAAGTGCATCTCGTTTGCTGTTTGTTATGGGCAGAAATGGTGTACTTCCTAAAAAAACTTTCGGATACTTACACCCTAAATTTAGAACGCCTGTTTTTACGATTGTTTTGACGGGAATCGTATCATTATTTGCAATAGGACCAAATTTAGAATTAATTGCTTCAGTCATTAACTTTGGGGCATTAATTGCATTCACATTCGTTAACCTATCTGTTATTGTTCATTTCTATATTCGTCAGAAAAGGAGATCAGGCAGTGAAACCTTTAAGTACTTAATTATGCCTTCTTTCGGAGCATTAGCTACTGGGGTTCTTTGGTATCATTTACACGCTGATGCATTTATAGGTGGAATCGTTTGGCTTATAATCGGAATCATTTACATGCTGTTTATAACACGATTCTTTAAAAAAGAACTTGGAAGCATGGACTCTATTGATGACTTGGAGTCATTAGATAAAGAGATTTTTAATGAAGATAAGATTAAAGTCTTGAATTAA